A stretch of Castanea sativa cultivar Marrone di Chiusa Pesio chromosome 2, ASM4071231v1 DNA encodes these proteins:
- the LOC142625692 gene encoding protein DMP2-like yields the protein MGASKSKQTTQSSSSSSSQTTIKDKTLSGLGNLIRLLPTGTVFLYQFLSPVLSNNGDCTTTIYKYLTAILIGVCGFSCFFSSFTDSYVGDDKKTHYGVATTTGLWPSADSKNVDLSVYKLRIGDFVHAFFALIVFGVLVLLDQKTVNCFYPLSDSTEETLFKVLPPVVGAISSVVFMVFPNNRHGIGYPSSTDTSQTSKSTSSSSTKV from the coding sequence ATGGGTGCCTCAAAGTCCAAGCAAACCACTCAGTCCTCTTCGTCGTCATCGTCTCAGACAACAATCAAAGACAAAACATTATCAGGGCTAGGAAACCTTATTAGGCTCCTCCCAACTGGTACAGTCTTCTTGTACCAATTCCTCAGCCCTGTCCTATCCAACAATGGTGACTGTACTACAACCATCTACAAGTACCTCACTGCCATTCTCATAGGTGTGTGCGGCTTTTCTTGCTTCTTTTCTTCGTTCACTGATAGTTACGTTGGAGATGATAAGAAAACTCATTATGGGGTTGCAACAACGACGGGTCTTTGGCCCTCGGCGGACTCTAAGAACGTGGACTTGTCAGTTTACAAGCTTCGGATTGGGGACTTTGTCCATGCCTTTTTTGCACTGATTGTGTTTGGGGTTCTTGTGCTTTTGGATCAGAAAACTGTGAATTGCTTCTATCCCTTGTCTGATTCCACTGAGGAGACTTTGTTCAAGGTGCTTCCTCCTGTTGTTGGTGCAATTTCTAGTGTGGTTTTCATGGTGTTCCCAAACAACCGCCATGGGATTGGTTACCCTTCAAGTACTGATACTTCACAGACCTCCAAGTCTACCTCCTCGTCCTCGACTAAAGTCTAA
- the LOC142626307 gene encoding uncharacterized protein LOC142626307, which yields MGTEILRPQDCLIERIRVPQPAVFYRRRNYGNPNFNYPNTRSSRKPAVRQEKPEKKRYVTTMEPSVSKRSSSSADDLRVAKTGPAMDKVTILRRGESLDSKIKSESKKEGGGGGDGLVVTSTERLGPAPEMVPKQIRIVDPRSPSPPTPPPPMMRKCDMYAGSAFAMSPAPSSLPLPSFSKKKQVVSGIVVDDSATRDLRRLLRLDL from the coding sequence ATGGGGACGGAGATCTTGCGGCCGCAGGATTGTTTGATTGAACGTATTAGAGTTCCACAGCCGGCGGTTTTTTATCGCCGGAGAAACTATGGAAACCCTAACTTTAACTATCCTAACACTAGATCTAGCCGAAAACCGGCGGTCCGGCAGGAGAAGCCGGAGAAGAAGAGGTATGTCACCACGATGGAGCCGTCGGTCTCGAAGAGGTCGTCGAGCTCTGCAGACGATCTGAGAGTGGCGAAGACCGGTCCGGCGATGGACAAGGTGACGATTTTGAGAAGAGGCGAGTCGTTGGACTCGAAGATCAAGAGCGAGTCGAAGAAggaaggtggtggtggtggtgacgGTTTGGTCGTGACGTCAACGGAGAGGCTAGGCCCGGCGCCGGAGATGGTGCCGAAGCAGATCCGGATTGTGGATCCTAGATCTCCGTCGCCCCCTACTCCGCCTCCTCCGATGATGAGAAAGTGCGACATGTACGCCGGATCGGCGTTCGCGATGTCTCCGGCGCCGAGCTCACTTCCGCTACCGTCGTTCTCGAAGAAAAAACAAGTAGTTTCCGGCATCGTCGTCGACGACTCGGCCACCAGAGACCTGAGGCGTTTGCTTCGTCTCGATTTGTGA
- the LOC142623849 gene encoding anthocyanidin 3-O-glucosyltransferase 5-like: METSKPHVALLPLPGMGHMIPYLGLNKLFATHHNFKVTIFLVSIDHSSQTESKTIISEMNNNLCNIVQLPPVDITSLVDPNATIGLRLPITMREIVPAFQSSIAALKPCPIVLVTDIFGTDAFSVAEEYNMLKYVFFPSHAWLLALTIYTPILDEEVKGEYVNQKEPLKIPGCASVRVEDLFDPLLDRTNQQYDEYVRAGIGIRMSDGVLVNSWEELQPKTFAALRDDKLLACVLERPVYPVGPIVTRSGNSSKNDLLFEWLNQQPNQSVVYVSFGSGATLSHGQMIELAWGLEMSKQRFVWVVRAPTEESGDKAYLSGRSGDKNHDQFGYLPKGFMSRIQNVGFVISDWVSQVDILNHPSIGAFISHCGWNSTLESILKGVPIIAFPLFAEQKMNATMLTEEFGMAVRLQVLPSKKMVGREEIQKTVRKIIVDKEGHGIRDRVNELKYSAEKTSCKGGSSYNALSELAKGFEARMQLQN, from the coding sequence ATGGAAACCTCAAAGCCTCATGTAGCATTGCTTCCTCTCCCTGGAATGGGCCATATGATCCCATACCTCGGTCTTAACAAACTCTTTGCAACGCACCACAACTTCAAAGTCACAATCTTCCTTGTCAGCATTGATCACTCATCACAAACAGAGTCCAAAACTATCATCTCAGAAATGAACAACAATCTCTGCAACATTGTGCAACTCCCCCCAGTTGACATCACTAGCCTCGTTGATCCCAACGCTACAATTGGTTTAAGGCTCCCTATAACGATGCGTGAAATCGTGCCAGCCTTTCAGTCATCAATAGCTGCACTGAAGCCATGTCCAATCGTTCTCGTCACTGACATTTTTGGAACCGATGCTTTCTCAGTCGCTGAAGAGTATAACATGTTAAAGTACGTTTTCTTTCCTTCACATGCATGGCTCCTTGCATTGACTATCTACACTCCAATACTAGATGAGGAAGTGAAGGGCGAGTATGTTAACCAAAAAGAGCCACTGAAAATACCAGGTTGTGCTTCTGTTCGTGTTGAGGATTTGTTTGATCCTTTATTGGATCGGACTAATCAACAATATGATGAGTATGTGCGTGCAGGGATTGGGATTAGAATGAGTGATGGGGTTTTGGTGAACTCTTGGGAGGAGCTTCAGCCTAAAACTTTTGCGGCTTTGAGAGATGATAAACTACTTGCTTGTGTACTAGAGAGACCAGTGTACCCAGTTGGTCCAATAGTAACACGATCAGGTAACTCATCCAAGAATGACTTGCTGTTTGAGTGGCTAAACCAGCAACCAAATCAATCTGTGGTGTATGTGTCATTTGGGAGTGGTGCAACACTCTCACACGGGCAAATGATTGAGCTAGCTTGGGGGTTAGAGATGAGCAAGCAAAGATTTGTTTGGGTGGTACGAGCACCCACCGAGGAATCTGGGGATAAGGCATATTTGAGTGGGAGGAGTGGTGACAAAAATCATGACCAATTTGGGTACTTACCAAAAGGGTTCATGTCAAGGATCCAAAATGTTGGATTTGTGATCTCAGATTGGGTTTCACAAGTGGACATCTTGAACCACCCTTCTATTGGAGCGTTTATATCTCATTGTGGATGGAATTCAACACTGGAGAGTATTTTGAAGGGTGTCCCTATAATTGCATTTCCACTCTTTGCAGAACAAAAGATGAATGCTACGATGCTTACAGAGGAATTTGGCATGGCAGTCCGATTGCAGGTTTTGCCGTCGAAGAAAATGGTGGGAAGGGAGGAGATACAAAAGACGGTGAGGAAGATCATTGTAGACAAAGAAGGGCATGGAATAAGAGACAGGGTTAATGAACTGAAATATAGTGCTGAGAAAACTTCGTGCAAAGGTGGTTCCTCCTACAACGCACTGTCTGAATTGGCAAAAGGCTTTGAGGCCCGCATGCAACTCCAGAACTAG